ACCCCATGAACGGGCTCCTCTTCCACGCCATCAATGACGCCCGCCAGAAACGGGGACCGTTGCCCGTCTCCTACGGCTTCGGTTCGATGTGGAATATCGAATCCCTCGACCGTTTCAAGATGGCCATGGGTTTCGAACCAATTCCGCGCCCGCGAATCACCCTCTTCGCCCGTTCGGTCAGTCCCATGATCAACAGCGCCGTGGGCGGAGTGCTGAAACGACTACCCCTGCTTCGGAGAACACTAGGGGGGCACTACGCCCGCATGCTCGAGGAGAAACGGCTGGGGAGCAGATGGTGGGACACCGCGCCGGAGTCTCACTGACCGGGCCAGATACCCTTCATGCCTGCCGATTCGCACGCCGCCGGGCTATGGCGCGCAGCAGCGGCCGACAATACACCTCACCCCACGAAACGAACCTCGCCGTGAGCGGCCGGTATACTCGGGTCACAGGCTCCGACCAGCGATGCTCCATCGGCCGGAAGCCGGCCTTGAACAGCGTGGTCCCCTCGGTGCCCCAGTTGTTGAAATCGTAGGCCAGGCAGCCACGCTCTCTGCCCAGCCGCATCGCCTCCAGATGCATGAACTCGCCCGGATAGCACGACTCGAACTCCCGCCGCATCCCTCCTTGGGCGTAGACCGCCACACGACCGGCGAAAAGGACGAGGATCGAACCGGCGATGCGATCACCCCTCCACGCCTGGATGAGATGCGCCCGATCCTTCACGATGAGGCGATTCAGAACAATCTGGAAGCTCGACAGGGGACGAACCTCATAACCGTGGTAGGCCCCGTTCTCGAGCCAGACCTCGTAGGATCGGACCAAGTCCTCGGCCGTCGTACCCAAATGGAGGCCCAGCCCGGTCGTCCTGCTCTTGCGCCCGTAGTAGCGTGTGTTCCGCCGCGACTCCGCCAGCACTCGGTCCTCCGACCGAGTCAAGTCAACTGAGAGTAGTGTGGAACTGAACTCGTGAGCATGGAACAGCCGCCCGCCGACATAACCAGCCCGCCGGTACAAACCCAGCCCCTGTTCGTCGCCCAGCCGAACCGGCGGCCACGCCTGCACGTAGGCAACCTTGTCGCTGACAAACCGTCGTTCCAGACCGGCCATCACCTCGCGCCATTCGCCGTTACCCGGCTCATCGCAGACTGGTCCATGCGGGAGAATGGCAACCCGTCGGTCCACGAGCGGCAACTTGAAGTGGGTGAATGCAGCCCCGGCGACGATCTGCCCCCCCCGCTTGAGGGTCAGAACCTCACAATCCAGACCCATCGGCCGATACGACGAAAGCCAGCCATGAAGCTGGAAGTAGTGCCCACGAGGATGGTGGACGACGAAGTCATCCCACGCCGCGTAGTCCGCGTCCTCGCCGGCGAACGACAGAACGGTCGCCGCCTGGGTGATTCCGGAAGCCGGCTCCGAGCCCATCAATCCTCCATCAATCCTCGGAGAAAACGACACCCGTCGCACCGACCGTCCCCCGAAGCCTGGCCCGATGATCGCTCGATGCTCTTCCACGGATTCGTTTCGGCGCCGATCGTCTACAGATGCACGGAGCGTACCAAGCCGCCCGCAGGGCTTCCCCCGAAGCCGATGACGACCCGAAGACCATTGCGTTTTCTTCGGTTTTCTGGCGATATTCACATATACATCAACTCCCGTTGATATGCAACATCAATGTGGCACATTGGGGCGCTTTTCACGAGAAGCGCGGAAGGCGCGCATCAGGACCGGATTTCTGGCCATGCCGAGCCAGGGCTCTGGGAAGGGTGTGGCTCCTGGCTCGCTCTCGCCCCGCGGCCAAGGCATCTTCGAGCCGTTCAATATCGGCCTCGGTTGGCTTGTCCAGCTTCCACCGCTGCCGAGCAACGATCTGGGCCGCAATCTGTCCGGCGGCAACGCAGTAGTCGTGATGCTCCTGCTCGTTCATGTCGCCTGTACAACCCGATGTTCGGACAAACCGATTCGGAGACTGAGGGTACTTCGGCTCGTCTGCATGGTGGACGTTCCAGGTGAGTAGCACACCATCTCCAACGGCCACCTCGGCTACACAAGGCCACGGTTGGGTCGCTGCGAAGGTGTGCCCGCTGGGAAGCGGACGGCGCGGATGTGAGAATACGGTCGAGGCCGCTCAAGCGACGGTCCCTCGTGGCGGCATCCAGGTTACTTGAACACTGAGCAAGAAACCTCTATAGAGCTCCTCTTGAACGGCAGGGTGGCCGCGGGTAGCCTGGAGAACGCGAGATCAGGAATCGAACGAGGTTGAATCGCCCTGAACATCTTGTGCGGGCCGGCATCTGCCATCACAAGGCATCACGATGCAGTCGCACCCCCCGTGCTTCGGCAGCCAGCTCGGGCGAGGCAGCATGGCGAGTCCACCCTCGTCGCGTGGCTTACAGGCCCGCCTTGCCACCCGGACGGCCGGCATTCCCGTCGAGCCAGAGGATGACCGTCGCGTCGCTCCCTTTCCTGCCGCCGTAAGCGTGGGGGTAGGCTTTGGCGATGGCTTCCGGCAATCTGTAGGAGTTGCTCCAACTTGCGGCCCCGCGGAAACCGCACGCCCCTGGCCCGAAGGATGTGTTGTCCTGGACGATAGGCATTTTTGATGCGTTCCAAACCTTGCCACTGGCATACCGCTTGCCCTTCAACAGCAGCTGGGTGTAGATGTTGGTGGGTATATTGCCGACTTCCTCGCCTGCCGCAATGGTCACCTTGAGCCACGCGTAGGTGTTCCTGTACCGCTCCCACATCTGCGGATGCGCGCCCGGGCACCGCCAAATGTCCGAGTAGGCACTCAGGTAGAGCCGTCTGTCTCTGATTTCTCCTCTCTCCGCCGGCCGGACGCCGGCCAGCAGAGCATTCAGGCCGTATGTCTCGGGTAACGAGCGGGGATCATCGGGGTCCTTCATGCCGGGCGGCCGTCTGAAGTACCAGTTACCCACCGCGGTCCATTCGGGTATCCGGTCGGAGTTGCTGTCCTTATACATCAGGATCGCGTTGTAGATGTTGTGCAGGTTGGCCATGCACACGACTCGCTTGGCTTGGCCACGCGCATTGCCGAGCGACGGCAACAGAATCGAGAGCAGCAAGGCGATGATGGCAACCACCACAAGGACTTCAATCAAGGTGAATCCACGATGGTGCGTGGTCCTGCCTGTGAATCCGTGCGGGCTCGCATTCATATCGTTCGATCCAGTCGTTTTCAACGTGTCACGCCAGCTACAGGACACGGTGTCGGGCCGGAAGCGGCTTGCCTCTGCCCGAAACCGACTACGTTCCGCAAGTGGGGTCCACCGGTACCTCTGGCCCCGAGAAGCAACCCTTGAACACATCCAGGTCGCCGCCGTTCACCACGCCATCACCGTTCAGGTCGGCGTCGCCACACTGAATCTGGGCCAGCGCCCCCTGTTGTGCGGCGCCCGTGTAGCACGCCTGAAAGTGACCAAAGTCGGCCTGATCCACATCGCCGTCCCAGTCGTAGTCCACGATCGACTTGCCCAGGAAGCGGCCCAGGATCTGTCTATCCTTGACGGTCACGAGAGCGTTGCAGTTGAGATCGTACTTGAGGTAGTCGACATAAGCGACCGGGGCAGATGACTCCAGTTCGCCCTCGGCCCCATCCGACGGGGCTTCGAAGTATGCCAGGGTGGTCGTGCCGGTCGAGAAGGTGCGAATCGGCGTGGCCAAAGCCGCCTCGAACAAGGCCACATCGGCCGCATCGACCACATTGTCGCGGTTGAAATCGCCCGGCTTGAAAGCGTAGATCCCGCTGATGCCACCGAGTCCGTTATCCCTGAAGAGGATCTGCGGCACAACGAAGGTCCCCGCGGCGCCGACGTACTGGGCTTGCCGCAACTGCATACGCAGCAACGTAACGCTGGTACTCGCCGAACCTTGGCCCGCGATAAACTTGAGGTGTTGGCGTTTCGATCGAACGCCGACAAGCCGTCCCTGCGGATCGTATCGCCAGACTCCGGCCTGCTCGCTGCTGTCACAGAAGTACAGCGTTCCGTGGGCATCGGCGGTCATGGTCCAGATATGGGGAACGATGCTACCCTCCGCCGTTGGATAGGTGTTCACGCCCGGATCCGAGCCGTCCTCGAGCTGCGATCTCGACACGGATTTGCCGTTCCACTCCATCCATTTCAGGAAATCGGTTCTGCGTAGAGCGGCAAACGGCCCGGCCACGGCCGAACCGCTATCCAGCAGGTAGTCGAGTCCGCCGGTGTTGCCCGATAGCGTGCTTCCTTCAAAGAAGATCTGGTCGCCCGTGGTTGGGTTCGCGGCGTCGAAATCGCGCACGCCGGTAGATACCGCCACCGGCTCCGTCCAAACCCGGCGCTCCGTCGCCGGCGCCTCCAAGTCCAGCGTGTTCGCGTAGAGCCAAGCCACCGCTCCCGTTTCGGCATTCACTTTCCACACCCCACCGAAAGACGGAGCGGAATCGACGAAGTAGATCGACTTTCCATCCGAGGACCAAGTCGGCTGACGCCCCTGGTTAAATGAGACCTTGGCCGGGTGGGCGACGTCGATGAGATCCTGCGACGTCACCAACACGGTGAAGGCATCGTTCCAGTCGACCGTCCCGAACGCCCCCCAAATATGGCCCAGGCCGTCCTCGGCCGTGTCGTAATCAGGCTGAACGGTTGTCGGATCACCCACCGTCCTCAGATCCCAGCGGTACATCTTCTTGGACCAGGCGTATCGCACGCTCGAACCGCCGACATAAACCTCGCTGCTGTTGTCGTTCGAAATGACCAGGCTGCCGGGAGGATACTCCAGCGTTTGCGTGCCGCCACCTGGGGCCGGCACGGTGATCGTCAGCGACGTGGGATTCAGGAGCAAACCCGACGGGTTCTGCTTGCCGGTGTCGTCGGCACTGGTCACGCCGCCAGCCACATCCGACGCGCGGGCAAACCGGTTCAGATCACTGTCATACGTGCACTGGCGTCCCGTGGAAGTCGCCAAATCGTAGTGGCGGAAACCGGTGACCGTGCCAAATGTGCCGATCCAGAAGCAGTCACGGCCCGGGTCGTACACAAAAGCTCCAAGCGTGATGCCGCTGGTCGCCCCGGTTGCCCCGGCCTTGTTGACAACCACCGTCATATTGTCTGGGGCCTGAGCCCAGGCGGCGCTTGCCAGCATCCCAAGCAATGTGCCACATACCAACAACACCCGAGATGTTCTCCACCCAGTGCGCATAGCTCTGCCCTCTCCCTTCCCTCACACCCGACTCCGGCTACCCCCGACTCCGACATGGCCCGAAGTGTGAACCTCTAGAGCCCGGGCCGCAGCTTGCCACCTTTCGACTACCAGATCAGTCGCTATTCTAGGGCATCCCTGCCGTGCCGACCATCATACCGCGCCGCAAGTCGAGCGGCAATATAATCTTCGCGCTTTTCGGAACTTGGCCGCTCACCGGGTCGGTTGGCTCTCCCCAACCACGTCATCCAGACCAAGGGAATCGTAGCCGTCAATCGTAAACGGCGACCCCTGCCAAACTTTACTTTCGGAATCAAAGTAAGGCTCGACAATCGCTTGCCTGATCGACTCCGCGTCCGTCTCCTCGGGATCGTAGATCACCCGGACATAAGCTTTCCCTGGGCCGGGCCAGGCCTCAACCTTCAGATAGCCGGGGACGGCCAGCATGTCGTCGCGCCACAGAAATCGCTCGGTGAACAGGGTCGCCCGGCCTCGGCAGGTCAGTTCGGTGACCCTCAAATCGAGTGTGGCCGTTTGGGCCGGGATAACGCCGCGGGTTAGCTGGAAGGACGGCATGGGGAAGGCGTAAACAGCCGCCACCGCGCTTCCGATGCAGGCGAGCAGGACGGCGAGCAGGACGGCTTGCGGCCACGCTCGGCGGGGCGGTCCGGGCGGTCCCCAACTGATGGCCCCCTTTTCGACTGCCGGGCATGCATCCACACAGTTGAGGCACGACAGGCACCGGGCGTGGGTGACTTGCCTCACACTGGCCACCGGAATGGCCATCGGGCACACGCGCGAGCACTGGCCGCACTGCGTGCAGGTCTCTTCGCTCCGCTTCACGCGGGCAAGGCCGAACCGGGAGAACGGGTTGAGTACCGCGGCCAGCGGGCACAGCCAGCGGCAGAACGGCATGGTGGCCAGCAGCGAGCCAATCACGATGGCCCCCGCAACCACGTAGGCCCAGAAGGTGATGTCCTCGCCATGCCGACCAATCAGGGCGTAGCAGGGATCGAATGCCCTGAACTCCAACTCGCTGGCCCGCCAAGTGATCAGGATCACGACGGCCACAACCACATACTTAAGCAGGGCCAGACTACTGTCCACCGGCCCGGGCACCCGTCTGGGCTGGAGGCCGAGCCGGGTGGCCAGACGACCGAGCACCTCGGAAATCGTGCCGATCGGGCACATGTAGCCACAGAACACCCGTCGCATGAGCAGCGTGCAGACCAGCACGCCCGCGAGGATGTAGAAGTTGGAGATCCCCAGCGAGCAGATCAGGTTGCCTTCGGTGGCGTAGTTGTACAGGGCCTCGACGCCGCCGAAGGGGCACCACTTCTCCGCGTTACCCTTCACGACGAACACGGCCACCAAGGTCAGAACCAGGAACCCGACCTGAACAATGCGCCGCCGCGTTCTCATACTGTCTTGGGCTCGCTACACGGTTGCTGAACAAAACGAGTCGCAGGCAATAGAGCCCGCGACTCGTCCAACAGAGACAACCCTATTGGATGTCTGAGGCGCGCGACTACTTCTTGTCCTTGGCGGCGTCTCCGGTCTTGGCTTCCTCTTTGCAGGCAGTACCACCCTTGGCCCCGATGCTGCAACTCCCTGCGCTCTTGCACGAGCCACAGTTGCCGCCGCCGCTGCACTTGGATTCCTTGACCTTGGACTCGACCTTGAGGGCGCTGGCAAAATCGGCGCTAGCGGTCACGGCACTGAGATCCTTGCAGTCCTTGGCGTACTTCTTGACCGCATCCGACTGGCTCGGGGGCACGTTCTCGAAGCATGCGGCGATCGCGGCAAGCCCGCCCGCAGTGTCGCCGGTCATCGACTTCAGGGTGGCCAGGTCAAACAGGACGTTCGGATTCGTCTCCTCTTCCTTGGCAAGCCTGACGCCCTTGAGCAACTCCTTGGCCTGGTCCATCTTCTCCTGGCGGGCCAGGGCGACACCCTGCAGGATTCGAGTGTGGTTGGTGATCAGCTTGGCCCCAAGTCCACCGAGCAGCTTCTCGGCATCGGCACTCTTGTCCATGGCCAGCAACGTCTCGGCCAAGCCGATCGCAGAGTCGGCGGTATCGGCCTTGGCGTGCATCTCACGGTCAAGGGGCAGAGCCTCGCCGTACAGCTTGTGCATGTGGTAGAAGTTGCGCAGGCTCCTGGCGGTCAGCTCCCACTTCTCGGGGTTCTTCTCCTTGGCCAGACCGTCACGAAGTGTGATCACGCGCTTGAGAACCATGTACTGGGTGCGGTACCCCTGATTCTCGGAATCTGCCTTCGCGGCCTTGGCGTACGCCTGCAGCGCCCCGGCGAAGTCCCCCTTCTGCAGCAAGGCTTGACCCTCCGCAGAGCTCGCGGCGGCATCGCTGGCAACGGCCCACACGTGCCCGGAGGC
This region of Phycisphaerae bacterium genomic DNA includes:
- a CDS encoding GNAT family N-acetyltransferase, whose amino-acid sequence is MGSEPASGITQAATVLSFAGEDADYAAWDDFVVHHPRGHYFQLHGWLSSYRPMGLDCEVLTLKRGGQIVAGAAFTHFKLPLVDRRVAILPHGPVCDEPGNGEWREVMAGLERRFVSDKVAYVQAWPPVRLGDEQGLGLYRRAGYVGGRLFHAHEFSSTLLSVDLTRSEDRVLAESRRNTRYYGRKSRTTGLGLHLGTTAEDLVRSYEVWLENGAYHGYEVRPLSSFQIVLNRLIVKDRAHLIQAWRGDRIAGSILVLFAGRVAVYAQGGMRREFESCYPGEFMHLEAMRLGRERGCLAYDFNNWGTEGTTLFKAGFRPMEHRWSEPVTRVYRPLTARFVSWGEVYCRPLLRAIARRRANRQA
- a CDS encoding prepilin-type N-terminal cleavage/methylation domain-containing protein, yielding MNASPHGFTGRTTHHRGFTLIEVLVVVAIIALLLSILLPSLGNARGQAKRVVCMANLHNIYNAILMYKDSNSDRIPEWTAVGNWYFRRPPGMKDPDDPRSLPETYGLNALLAGVRPAERGEIRDRRLYLSAYSDIWRCPGAHPQMWERYRNTYAWLKVTIAAGEEVGNIPTNIYTQLLLKGKRYASGKVWNASKMPIVQDNTSFGPGACGFRGAASWSNSYRLPEAIAKAYPHAYGGRKGSDATVILWLDGNAGRPGGKAGL
- a CDS encoding 4Fe-4S binding protein, which encodes MRTRRRIVQVGFLVLTLVAVFVVKGNAEKWCPFGGVEALYNYATEGNLICSLGISNFYILAGVLVCTLLMRRVFCGYMCPIGTISEVLGRLATRLGLQPRRVPGPVDSSLALLKYVVVAVVILITWRASELEFRAFDPCYALIGRHGEDITFWAYVVAGAIVIGSLLATMPFCRWLCPLAAVLNPFSRFGLARVKRSEETCTQCGQCSRVCPMAIPVASVRQVTHARCLSCLNCVDACPAVEKGAISWGPPGPPRRAWPQAVLLAVLLACIGSAVAAVYAFPMPSFQLTRGVIPAQTATLDLRVTELTCRGRATLFTERFLWRDDMLAVPGYLKVEAWPGPGKAYVRVIYDPEETDAESIRQAIVEPYFDSESKVWQGSPFTIDGYDSLGLDDVVGESQPTR